A part of Timaviella obliquedivisa GSE-PSE-MK23-08B genomic DNA contains:
- a CDS encoding B12-binding domain-containing radical SAM protein codes for MRVLLLYPLFPKSFWSFEKALELVDRKALMPPLGLATVAAILPQTWEFKLADRNVCSISEAEWEWAELVIISAMIVQKEDFLAQIQEAKRRGKSVAVGGPYATALPKEAEAAGADFLILDEGEITLPMFIEAIARGETQGIFRSGGEKPDVTGTPVPRFELLDFNAYDNMSVQFSRGCPFQCEFCDIIVLYGRKPRTKNPEQLLAELERLYELGWRRTIFLVDDNFIGNKRNVKLLLKELKPWMAAHNYPFHFNTEASVDLAQDQEMMDLMVDCNFNAVFLGVETPDEDSLAVTKKFQNTRDSLSEAVDSIIASGLRVMAGFIIGFDGEKKGAGDRIVHFVEKTAIPTAFFSMLQALPDTALWHRLIKEGRMRGNGNINNTTLMNFEPTRPIEEITREFIDAFWTLYDPMVYLNRTYRHFLKLGTPKHKSSLRKVSWVSIRALLLVAWRQGVVRKTRFQFWLNFIGILRHNPRVWDHYLSICAISEHFLEYRVIVRDQLESQLAQYLAEEAKVVKETPTEEIRAIAS; via the coding sequence ATGCGAGTTCTGCTACTCTACCCCCTGTTTCCGAAAAGTTTTTGGTCATTTGAAAAGGCGCTTGAACTCGTCGATCGCAAGGCGCTGATGCCACCCCTCGGCTTAGCCACTGTTGCCGCAATTCTGCCCCAAACCTGGGAATTCAAATTAGCCGATCGCAACGTGTGCTCCATCAGCGAAGCAGAGTGGGAGTGGGCAGAGTTAGTCATTATCTCCGCCATGATTGTTCAGAAGGAAGATTTCCTGGCTCAAATTCAAGAAGCCAAGCGCCGAGGCAAGAGCGTTGCTGTGGGAGGACCTTATGCGACAGCCCTACCCAAAGAAGCAGAAGCAGCCGGAGCCGACTTTCTGATTTTGGATGAGGGCGAAATTACATTGCCCATGTTTATTGAAGCGATCGCCAGAGGCGAAACTCAGGGCATTTTCCGGTCAGGTGGTGAAAAGCCAGATGTTACAGGTACCCCAGTGCCTCGCTTCGAGCTTCTCGACTTTAATGCCTACGATAATATGTCGGTGCAGTTTTCGCGCGGCTGCCCCTTTCAGTGCGAGTTCTGCGACATCATTGTGCTATATGGGCGCAAGCCTCGCACCAAAAATCCTGAACAACTCTTGGCAGAACTAGAGCGTTTGTACGAACTAGGCTGGCGACGCACTATCTTTTTGGTCGATGATAACTTCATTGGCAACAAGCGCAATGTCAAGCTCCTGCTAAAGGAACTGAAGCCCTGGATGGCAGCCCACAACTATCCTTTTCACTTCAACACTGAAGCCTCAGTTGACTTGGCGCAAGACCAAGAAATGATGGACTTGATGGTAGATTGTAACTTCAACGCTGTTTTTCTAGGAGTCGAAACTCCTGACGAAGACAGCCTTGCGGTCACCAAGAAGTTTCAAAATACGCGAGATTCTCTCTCGGAAGCGGTAGACAGCATTATTGCTTCAGGGTTGCGCGTCATGGCAGGTTTCATTATTGGGTTTGATGGCGAGAAGAAGGGAGCAGGCGATCGCATCGTTCATTTCGTCGAAAAAACCGCCATCCCTACCGCTTTCTTTAGCATGTTGCAAGCTCTACCCGATACTGCGCTTTGGCATCGCTTGATCAAAGAAGGACGAATGCGCGGCAATGGCAACATTAACAATACGACGCTGATGAACTTCGAGCCAACCCGCCCGATTGAAGAAATCACCCGCGAGTTCATTGATGCCTTCTGGACTCTGTACGATCCAATGGTCTATCTTAACCGCACCTATCGTCACTTCCTCAAGTTAGGCACCCCCAAACACAAATCCTCCCTCCGTAAAGTCAGTTGGGTTAGCATTCGGGCGCTGTTGCTAGTTGCTTGGCGGCAAGGCGTAGTGCGCAAAACTCGGTTTCAGTTCTGGCTTAACTTCATCGGTATTCTTCGCCACAATCCCCGCGTCTGGGATCACTACCTCTCGATCTGCGCCATTAGCGAACATTTCTTGGAATACCGAGTGATTGTGCGTGATCAGCTAGAAAGCCAGTTGGCTCAATACTTAGCAGAAGAGGCAAAAGTGGTCAAAGAAACCCCGACGGAAGAAATCAGGGCGATCGCCAGTTAA
- a CDS encoding cytochrome B6-F complex subunit VI (PetL), with protein sequence MAVLTYFALLGGAFGLAMGLMFGLRAAKLI encoded by the coding sequence ATGGCTGTACTCACTTATTTCGCTTTATTGGGTGGGGCTTTCGGTTTAGCAATGGGGCTGATGTTTGGGCTACGGGCAGCCAAGCTAATCTAG
- the aroB gene encoding 3-dehydroquinate synthase — protein sequence MKSVITVELPQQSYEVAIASYGLEYLGTWMQPLNLGKKVLLVSNPMIFRRYGDTLLSSLTTAGFQVASCILPAGERYKTLASIQKIYDAALAQRLERSSTIISLGGGVVGDMAGFAAATWLRGINFVQVPTSLLAMVDASIGGKTGVNHPQGKNLIGAFHQPRLVLIDPQVLGTLPPREFRAGMAEVIKYGVIWDTNLFEQLEAANRLDQQRYVSEELLQTILTRSCQAKAHVVSQDEKEAGLRAILNYGHTIGHAVESLTGYRVVNHGEGVAIGMVAAGQIAVELGLWEQSSADRQQVLLEKTGLPTKLPAGLEIGAILESLQTDKKVKSGKVRFVLPTKIGAAIVTDQADDPVIRKVLGNVVSRSL from the coding sequence ATGAAATCTGTCATTACAGTCGAATTACCGCAGCAGTCCTATGAGGTGGCGATCGCCTCCTATGGGCTAGAGTATCTAGGCACCTGGATGCAGCCGCTCAATCTTGGCAAAAAAGTGCTGCTGGTTTCCAATCCAATGATTTTTCGGCGATATGGTGATACCCTCCTGTCATCCCTCACTACAGCCGGATTTCAGGTTGCCTCATGCATTCTACCTGCTGGAGAACGCTATAAAACGCTTGCTTCTATTCAAAAAATCTACGATGCAGCCCTTGCCCAGCGTTTAGAACGCTCTTCTACCATTATCTCCTTGGGGGGTGGCGTGGTAGGGGATATGGCAGGCTTTGCCGCTGCCACATGGCTCAGAGGCATTAACTTTGTGCAAGTGCCAACCTCTCTCTTGGCGATGGTGGATGCCTCCATTGGCGGCAAAACGGGCGTTAATCATCCCCAGGGCAAAAATCTCATTGGTGCATTCCATCAACCGCGATTGGTCTTAATTGATCCTCAAGTCTTAGGTACCTTACCCCCCAGAGAATTTCGGGCAGGCATGGCAGAAGTAATCAAATACGGCGTGATTTGGGACACCAATTTATTTGAGCAGCTAGAAGCTGCAAACCGCCTAGACCAACAGCGCTACGTTAGTGAAGAACTTCTGCAAACTATTCTGACCCGTTCCTGTCAGGCAAAAGCCCATGTGGTTAGCCAAGATGAAAAAGAAGCAGGGCTGCGGGCAATCTTGAACTATGGGCACACGATTGGTCATGCAGTCGAAAGCTTAACCGGGTATCGAGTTGTTAACCATGGTGAAGGTGTGGCGATCGGAATGGTTGCCGCTGGGCAAATTGCAGTTGAGCTAGGGCTATGGGAGCAGTCCTCAGCCGATCGTCAGCAGGTCTTACTCGAAAAAACTGGACTTCCTACAAAGCTACCCGCAGGGTTGGAAATTGGAGCAATTTTAGAAAGTTTACAAACTGATAAAAAGGTTAAATCAGGAAAGGTTCGTTTTGTCTTACCCACTAAAATTGGTGCAGCTATTGTCACCGATCAAGCCGATGACCCGGTGATCCGCAAAGTCTTGGGCAATGTCGTATCTAGATCCCTTTAA